A region from the Beduinella massiliensis genome encodes:
- a CDS encoding phosphatidate cytidylyltransferase, whose product MVQRIITGVFGILALIAILYFRGWVASLVVAVFCVMGLYEEYMAFKAGGHKPVAWPGLLAAVLMWPAYAWKGPYIILPLLVFAMLLIMLEVVRRRSPEWIDAAASLYPLLTVFLPMSLFLILLDDVRYPVGIALVVLTFVIAFSGDIFAYFIGSFFGKHKLCPAVSPKKTVEGSIAGLVGGALTCLAAFYLCTLGGMQMPGLGSVVLLALVGGVAGQVGDLTASLVKRHCGIKDFGSVFPGHGGIMDRMDSVLFTLIVVCSYCLLLM is encoded by the coding sequence ATGGTACAACGCATCATAACAGGCGTATTTGGAATCCTGGCGCTGATCGCGATTCTCTATTTCAGGGGCTGGGTGGCGTCGCTCGTGGTAGCGGTCTTTTGCGTGATGGGGCTCTACGAGGAATACATGGCCTTTAAGGCGGGCGGCCATAAGCCGGTAGCCTGGCCGGGTCTGCTTGCGGCGGTGCTGATGTGGCCGGCTTACGCGTGGAAAGGGCCTTATATTATCCTGCCGCTGCTCGTCTTTGCGATGCTGCTTATCATGCTTGAGGTCGTGCGGCGCAGGTCGCCGGAGTGGATCGACGCGGCAGCCTCCCTTTATCCGCTGCTGACCGTCTTTTTGCCTATGTCGCTTTTTCTCATCCTGCTGGACGACGTGCGCTACCCTGTGGGCATCGCGCTGGTCGTGCTCACGTTCGTGATCGCTTTTTCCGGCGACATCTTCGCGTATTTTATCGGTTCCTTTTTCGGGAAGCATAAGCTGTGTCCGGCGGTCAGCCCGAAGAAGACGGTGGAGGGCTCCATCGCGGGGCTGGTCGGCGGGGCGCTGACATGCCTTGCGGCGTTTTATCTGTGCACGCTGGGCGGCATGCAGATGCCGGGCCTTGGCAGCGTCGTGCTGCTCGCGCTGGTCGGCGGCGTCGCGGGACAGGTAGGCGATCTTACGGCATCGCTCGTCAAGCGTCACTGCGGGATCAAGGACTTCGGTTCCGTCTTTCCGGGGCACGGCGGCATCATGGATCGGATGGATAGCGTGCTGTTTACGCTGATCGTCGTGTGTTCCTATTGTCTGCTGCTCATGTAA